Proteins co-encoded in one Salvia splendens isolate huo1 chromosome 4, SspV2, whole genome shotgun sequence genomic window:
- the LOC121800063 gene encoding ankyrin repeat-containing protein NPR4-like, with product MFLIVAISVPGINRFHEKKLMREQIVELVKSLCKHMESLDYNDAAAICAETMLTAAESGSHDVVLEIVETFPLAVHFRNSLDQNFLHLAIKNRCENVFNLMYMTSMCRYQYANAIDNDGNSILHLAARLAPFHKLNLVSGAALQMQREIQWFQEASKFVSSYTRGLQNYSGETAEMIFTEEHRELKIDGETWMKDTANSCSIAAALIVTVVFAAAITVPGGNQSDSGYPILYESSAFTIFAVSDAVSLFTSSTSLLMFLSILTSRYAEHDFLYALPKRLSIGLVTLFLSILFMMIAFSSTLYLVFGRKKAWVLLPVGALTCLPISSFVLSQFPLLRDVISSTYGRGVFGKRSNRTRTFP from the exons TAATAGGTTTCACGAAAAGAAATTGATGCGTGAGCAAATAGTAGAGCTTGTGAAAAGCTTGTGCAAACATATGGAATCGTTAGACTACAATGATGCAGCAGCTATTTGCGCGGAAACCATGCTTACAGCAGCCGAATCAGGAAGCCATGATGTTGTCCTAGAAATTGTAGAGACATTTCCTCTTGCAGTTCATTTTCGGAATTCTTTAGATCAGAACTTTCTCCACTTGGCCATCAAGAACCGTTGTGAGAACGTATTTAATCTCATGTATATGACCAGTATGTGTAGATACCAGTACGCAAATGCAATCGACAATGATGGAAACTCTATCCTTCACTTGGCGGCGCGTTTGGCACCTTTTCACAAGCTCAATTTAGTCTCGGGTGCAGCTCTCCAAATGCAACGTGAAATACAATGGTTTCAG GAGGCTAGTAAGTTTGTTAGTTCCTATACGAGGGGACTACAAAACTATAGTGGCGAAACGGCTGAAATGATATTTACAGAAGAACATAGAGAACTGAAAATAGATGGAGAGACATGGATGAAAGATACAGCTAACTCATGTAGTATTGCTGCAGCATTGATTGTTACTGTTGTGTTTGCTGCGGCTATCACAGTTCCGGGTGGCAACCAATCGGATTCTGGTTATCCGATCCTCTATGAATCAAGTGCATTCACAATATTTGCAGTTTCTGATGCAGTTTCACTCTTCACATCATCTACTTCCCTCTTGATGTTCTTGTCCATCCTCACTTCGCGCTATGCCGAGCATGACTTTCTGTATGCGTTGCCCAAACGACTATCCATTGGTCTAGTCACGCTTTTCCTTTCAATCTTGTTTATGATGATAGCCTTTAGTTCAACGTTGTATCTAGTGTTTGGGAGGAAGAAGGCGTGGGTTCTGTTGCCGGTGGGTGCACTTACTTGTCTCCCTATTTCTTCATTCGTGCTATCGCAGTTCCCACTTCTTAGGGATGTCATTTCTTCCACTTATGGTCGTGGTGTCTTCGGGAAGCGAAGCAATCGTACTCGTACATTTCCCTAA